From Carassius auratus strain Wakin chromosome 10, ASM336829v1, whole genome shotgun sequence, a single genomic window includes:
- the LOC113109503 gene encoding multiple epidermal growth factor-like domains protein 10, producing the protein MMSPAHRDAPYAEIHASNSVNKNVYEVEPTISSVHTLSNNSCNGPFCQDPYDLPKNSPIPCHYDLLSTRDSSPSPLK; encoded by the exons ATGATGTCTCCTGCTCATAGAGATGCACCGTATGCTGAGATACACGCCTCCAACTCTGTCAACAAAAATGTCTATGAAGTTG AGCCGACCATCAGTTCTGTCCACACACTCTCTAACAACAGCTGCAACGGGCCATTTTGTCAAGATCCATACGACCTACCAAAGAACAGCCCCATCCCGTGTCATTATGACCTGCTTTCCACGAGAGACAGCAGCCCCTCGCCTCTCAAATAA
- the LOC113109502 gene encoding multiple epidermal growth factor-like domains protein 10: MGHDCELKCPAGTYGYGCRQVCDCLNNSTCDHMTGTCYCNPGWKGMHCDQAGVIIVGNLNSLTSAAVPVDSYQISAITGIIVLVLLMLIFLLIFIIYRKKQKGKESTMPAVTYTPNIRANNRLRHRRSLWS, translated from the exons ATGGGACACGACTGTGAACTGA AATGTCCTGCAGGTACGTATGGATATGGCTGTCGGCAGGTGTGTGACTGTCTCAATAACTCCACCTGTGATCACATGACTGGCACCTGCTACTGTAACCCCGGCTGGAAAGGCATGCACTGTGACCAGG CCGGTGTGATCATCGTAGGTAATCTCAACAGCTTGACAAGTGCTGCTGTGCCTGTGGACTCATATCAGATCAGTGCGATCACAGGAATCATCGTTCTGGTGCTCCTCATGCTCatcttcctcctcatcttcatcatctacCGCAAGAAACAGAAAGGCAAAGAATCCACGATGCCTGCGGTCACATACACACCTAACATTAGGGCCAACAACCGATTACGCCATCGCAG GAGCTTATGGAGTTGA